One genomic segment of Arcobacter porcinus includes these proteins:
- the abc-f gene encoding ribosomal protection-like ABC-F family protein, whose protein sequence is MALIDLQNISKQYDIKVILKDANFTLQQGQRVAVIGQNGQGKSTLFKIIMKSVEPDSGEMAIDKSIKIEMLDQQPKFEANLNVRDAIENQLVELKEAKSEYEEITNRLVTEYENEDLLRKQSELSSFLDFHNAWDLENMIERVLEEFQLKQYEFKDVNLLSGGEQRRVSLAGLILKKPDVLLLDEPTNHLDVYMVEFLEELLLKNNFTLLFISHDRYFIDNIATSVIEVDGGELRKFNGGYSSYLEQKSQILSNMQKEHENLLRLVKQEAHWMQHGVTARRKRNERRKAEYFDLKQKAKSNPAAIKKMSLELQREQKSFNSDDKQQNRKKMLYELDNIYKSLGEKNLIKDFTSRILQKDTIAIVGPNGSGKSTLLKIFMEKMKIDKGSFKKGDFEIGYFDQQREMLDDDKTILEIFCPNGGDRVILDDGRNMHVYGYLKNFLFPKEYLDKKVGVLSGGEKNRVALALLFTKRVDCMILDEPTNDLDIPTINILEEYLQNFQGALIFVSHDRYFVDKIAKKLFVFTGNGYIMESFQPYSEYLQIEKELKELDNLEVEIEKEKNATISNKKEPKKQTKLSFNEQRAYDNLPNEIEELENKIEELNRFLADPKYYEKMGIVTLSNELEELKIIYEEKVEQFLELEEKIENFNS, encoded by the coding sequence GCATAAAAATAGAGATGCTTGACCAACAACCAAAATTTGAAGCAAATTTAAATGTAAGAGATGCAATTGAAAATCAACTTGTAGAATTAAAAGAAGCTAAATCAGAATATGAAGAGATAACAAATCGTTTAGTAACAGAGTATGAAAATGAAGATTTACTAAGAAAACAAAGTGAGCTTTCTTCTTTTTTAGATTTCCATAATGCCTGGGATTTAGAAAATATGATTGAAAGAGTTTTAGAAGAGTTTCAACTAAAGCAATATGAGTTTAAAGATGTAAATCTTTTAAGTGGTGGAGAGCAAAGAAGAGTAAGTTTAGCTGGTTTAATCCTAAAAAAACCTGATGTTTTACTTCTTGATGAACCTACAAACCATTTAGATGTTTATATGGTTGAATTTTTAGAAGAGCTACTTCTAAAAAACAACTTCACACTACTTTTCATATCTCATGATAGATATTTTATCGATAATATTGCAACAAGTGTTATTGAAGTTGATGGTGGTGAACTTAGAAAATTCAATGGTGGATATTCATCTTATCTTGAACAAAAATCACAAATATTATCAAATATGCAAAAAGAGCATGAAAATCTTTTAAGACTTGTAAAACAAGAAGCTCATTGGATGCAACACGGTGTTACAGCAAGAAGAAAAAGAAATGAAAGAAGAAAAGCAGAATACTTTGATTTAAAACAAAAAGCAAAATCAAATCCAGCTGCTATAAAAAAAATGAGTTTAGAACTTCAAAGAGAGCAAAAATCTTTTAATAGTGATGATAAACAACAAAATAGAAAGAAAATGCTTTATGAACTTGATAATATTTACAAATCATTGGGTGAAAAAAATCTAATAAAAGATTTTACAAGTAGAATTTTACAAAAAGATACTATTGCAATTGTTGGTCCAAATGGAAGTGGAAAATCAACTCTTTTAAAAATATTTATGGAAAAGATGAAAATAGATAAAGGGAGTTTCAAAAAAGGTGATTTTGAAATAGGATACTTTGATCAACAAAGAGAGATGCTTGATGATGATAAAACTATCTTGGAAATCTTCTGTCCAAATGGTGGAGATAGAGTAATTTTAGATGATGGAAGAAATATGCATGTTTATGGATATTTAAAAAATTTCTTATTTCCAAAAGAGTATTTAGATAAAAAAGTTGGTGTTTTAAGTGGTGGGGAGAAAAATAGAGTTGCTTTAGCACTACTATTTACAAAAAGAGTTGATTGTATGATTCTTGATGAGCCTACAAACGATTTAGATATTCCTACAATCAATATTCTAGAAGAGTATTTACAAAACTTTCAAGGAGCTTTAATATTTGTTTCTCATGATAGATATTTTGTAGATAAAATTGCAAAAAAGCTTTTTGTTTTTACTGGAAATGGTTATATTATGGAGAGTTTTCAACCTTATAGTGAATATTTACAAATTGAAAAAGAGTTAAAAGAGCTTGATAATTTAGAAGTTGAAATCGAAAAAGAAAAAAATGCAACTATATCAAATAAAAAAGAACCAAAGAAACAGACAAAATTATCTTTTAATGAGCAAAGAGCTTATGATAATTTACCAAATGAAATAGAAGAGCTAGAGAACAAAATAGAAGAACTAAATAGGTTCTTAGCAGATCCAAAATATTATGAAAAAATGGGAATAGTAACTCTTTCAAATGAACTTGAAGAGCTAAAGATTATTTATGAAGAAAAGGTTGAACAGTTTTTAGAACTAGAAGAAAAAATTGAAAACTTTAATTCATAA
- a CDS encoding GatB/YqeY domain-containing protein encodes MSLKEKLSEDLKQAMRDKEVVKRDSIRAINTMIKQIEVDERRVLEDADIIKLIQRGIKQREEAISQYSAASRTDLVEKEQSQIDIFIQYLPKQLSDEELEAGMKKIITEVNASSLKDMGKVMGSASKAFAGVADGKRINEMVKKLLA; translated from the coding sequence ATGAGTTTAAAAGAAAAACTAAGTGAAGATTTAAAACAAGCAATGAGAGATAAAGAAGTAGTAAAAAGAGACTCTATAAGAGCTATTAATACAATGATAAAACAAATAGAAGTAGATGAAAGAAGAGTTTTAGAGGATGCTGATATAATCAAACTTATTCAAAGAGGTATTAAACAAAGAGAAGAAGCTATTTCTCAATATAGTGCAGCTTCTAGAACTGATTTAGTTGAAAAAGAGCAAAGTCAAATCGATATATTTATTCAATATTTACCAAAGCAATTAAGTGATGAAGAGCTTGAAGCTGGTATGAAAAAAATTATTACAGAGGTAAATGCATCTAGCTTAAAAGATATGGGAAAAGTTATGGGAAGCGCTTCAAAAGCTTTTGCAGGTGTTGCAGATGGTAAAAGAATCAATGAAATGGTTAAAAAATTATTGGCTTAA
- a CDS encoding M23 family metallopeptidase: protein MEKVKKSYFNITIHHERGMYQLRVPQKPFLYTIVSIFSIFLISLTTAFILNFTLNKTDNEKINIEYELAEIQRLNEDLNALIGQTQLELNEKNEEITEASKYLSKIENLIGISTTEENNNSLKERVNIAKLDSDQRATLLQLVPNGFPVEFNGVTSPYGYRQHPILDKKLLHMGVDLRAPIGTEVYATADGVVHHSAYDKFNGNLVVVQHIYGFKTYYAHLNKAVVKSGDFVKKGDLIAYTGNTGRSSGPHLHYEVRFLTRTLDPMTFARWDIKNYTEIFEKENEISWHSLITAISNLRVQEPTPQLQLSLQELK, encoded by the coding sequence ATGGAAAAGGTAAAAAAAAGTTACTTTAATATAACCATTCATCATGAAAGAGGGATGTATCAATTAAGGGTTCCCCAAAAACCGTTTTTATATACAATAGTATCAATATTTTCAATCTTCTTAATCTCACTAACAACAGCTTTTATCTTAAACTTTACTCTAAATAAAACAGATAATGAAAAGATAAATATTGAGTATGAATTAGCAGAAATTCAAAGATTAAATGAAGATTTAAATGCTTTAATTGGGCAGACTCAATTAGAATTAAATGAAAAAAATGAAGAGATAACAGAAGCTTCAAAATATCTATCAAAAATAGAAAATTTGATTGGTATTTCTACTACGGAAGAGAATAATAACTCATTAAAAGAAAGAGTTAATATTGCAAAACTAGACTCTGATCAAAGAGCAACTTTATTGCAATTAGTTCCAAATGGTTTTCCTGTTGAATTTAATGGTGTTACAAGTCCATATGGATATAGACAACACCCTATTTTAGATAAAAAACTTCTTCATATGGGAGTTGATTTAAGAGCACCAATTGGAACTGAAGTTTATGCTACCGCTGATGGAGTTGTTCATCATTCAGCTTATGATAAATTTAATGGAAACTTAGTTGTTGTACAGCATATTTATGGTTTCAAGACTTATTATGCACATTTAAACAAAGCTGTGGTAAAATCTGGAGACTTCGTTAAAAAAGGTGACCTTATTGCATACACTGGAAACACAGGTAGAAGTAGTGGTCCTCATTTACACTATGAGGTTCGTTTTTTAACAAGAACTTTAGATCCTATGACTTTTGCGAGATGGGATATAAAAAACTATACAGAAATTTTTGAAAAGGAAAATGAAATATCATGGCATTCTTTAATAACAGCGATAAGCAACTTACGAGTTCAGGAGCCGACTCCTCAACTACAATTATCACTTCAGGAACTAAAATAA
- a CDS encoding bactofilin family protein, with protein MAFFNNSDKQLTSSGADSSTTIITSGTKITGDIRLSCNLYIDGFFEGNIYSQKEVNIGVNGQVKGEINAHRVVIQGLAEGSLNANKVDIKPEGKVKGTVESEEFIIEAKGIFEGNSLIKKAETATKEDSKASNMFDKKDTSSTSSSTNTTNQNSDKK; from the coding sequence ATGGCATTCTTTAATAACAGCGATAAGCAACTTACGAGTTCAGGAGCCGACTCCTCAACTACAATTATCACTTCAGGAACTAAAATAACTGGTGATATAAGATTATCTTGTAATTTATATATAGATGGTTTTTTTGAAGGAAATATTTACTCTCAAAAAGAGGTTAATATAGGTGTTAATGGGCAAGTAAAAGGTGAAATAAATGCTCATAGAGTTGTTATTCAGGGTTTAGCAGAAGGTTCTTTAAATGCGAATAAAGTTGATATAAAACCTGAAGGTAAAGTAAAAGGGACAGTTGAATCTGAAGAGTTTATCATCGAAGCAAAAGGTATTTTTGAAGGTAATAGCTTAATTAAAAAAGCTGAAACAGCAACTAAAGAAGATTCAAAAGCTTCAAATATGTTTGATAAAAAAGATACAAGTTCAACTTCTTCATCAACAAATACTACAAATCAAAATTCTGATAAAAAATAA
- a CDS encoding tautomerase family protein, producing MPVISIKMTKEDGGATQEQKDILVKGITELFSEVFNRSASNAVVLIEEIDMNNYFIGTKSVKEIRENNKK from the coding sequence ATGCCTGTAATAAGTATAAAAATGACAAAAGAAGATGGTGGTGCTACACAAGAACAAAAGGATATATTAGTAAAAGGAATAACAGAGTTATTTAGTGAAGTATTTAATAGATCAGCTTCAAATGCTGTTGTATTAATTGAAGAAATTGATATGAATAATTATTTTATTGGTACAAAATCTGTAAAAGAGATTAGAGAGAATAATAAGAAGTGA
- a CDS encoding IS110 family transposase, whose product MYYVGIDIAKSFHVVTIIDENEVKVTQKPIRVTNCIDGFSKFITKLETISSNTNDFIIGLEATGIYGENLWEFLNSHGFNVKLLNPFQTTRYREQHTMKKVKNDNIDSWIIALFLKDGKYSSGYVTDDEYQSLRTLYRNRASIQSDMKEVKKRILTQVTVTFPELENFIDIFSITGLALLDKYPTAHHYKHSSVDRILKIFRHIQGNSFNNQKAIEVLELAKNSIYSGKAKDARAIAIKSSIRLLKIYQEELSILEEEILALLEKNGIKEEKDVPTNSLIENLKTIPGVSSKTIAAVISECGDLSRFKTPIKFIGYLGLFPTENSSGNSKSTGHLSKRGSSLAKHALYMASVSCLLHNKELKQYYDTKKSQGKSKQEGIIAVARKLATIIYSIFRYNTPYDPSRVFSKS is encoded by the coding sequence ATGTATTATGTTGGAATTGATATTGCTAAAAGCTTTCATGTTGTTACTATCATTGATGAGAATGAAGTAAAAGTTACACAAAAACCTATAAGAGTTACAAACTGTATTGATGGATTTTCAAAGTTTATTACTAAACTTGAAACTATTTCATCAAATACAAATGATTTTATAATTGGTCTTGAAGCAACTGGTATTTATGGTGAAAACCTTTGGGAGTTTTTAAATTCTCATGGGTTTAATGTTAAACTATTAAATCCATTTCAAACAACTAGATATAGAGAACAACACACAATGAAGAAAGTAAAAAACGACAACATAGATTCTTGGATCATAGCTTTATTTTTAAAAGATGGTAAATATAGTTCAGGTTATGTAACTGATGACGAATATCAGAGTTTAAGAACTTTATATCGTAATCGTGCTTCTATACAATCAGACATGAAAGAAGTAAAGAAGAGAATACTTACTCAAGTAACAGTTACATTTCCAGAACTTGAAAATTTTATTGATATATTTAGCATCACAGGGCTTGCACTTTTAGATAAATATCCAACTGCACACCACTATAAACATAGTAGTGTTGACAGGATACTTAAAATTTTTAGACATATTCAAGGAAATAGTTTTAATAACCAAAAGGCTATAGAGGTTTTAGAGTTAGCAAAAAACTCTATTTATTCAGGTAAAGCCAAAGATGCAAGAGCTATTGCTATTAAAAGTTCTATTAGACTTCTTAAAATATATCAAGAAGAACTATCTATATTAGAAGAAGAGATATTAGCACTTCTTGAAAAAAATGGTATTAAAGAGGAAAAAGATGTTCCAACTAATTCATTGATTGAGAACTTAAAAACTATTCCTGGAGTTTCATCTAAAACTATTGCTGCAGTTATTAGTGAATGTGGAGATCTATCAAGATTTAAAACACCTATTAAATTTATTGGTTATCTTGGATTATTTCCAACAGAAAATAGCTCAGGTAATTCCAAATCTACAGGTCATTTAAGCAAAAGAGGTTCTTCTTTAGCTAAACATGCTTTATATATGGCAAGTGTTAGTTGTTTATTACACAACAAAGAACTAAAACAATATTATGATACAAAAAAGTCTCAAGGTAAATCCAAACAGGAGGGAATTATTGCTGTTGCTAGAAAACTTGCAACCATAATTTACTCTATATTTAGATACAACACTCCATATGATCCATCTCGTGTATTTTCTAAGTCATAA
- a CDS encoding Card1-like endonuclease domain-containing protein, whose protein sequence is MVLVSLLGIHDSSIYPILMEYKDKISKHIIIHDDSRYETNMLLKVLEAQNKFKEFYSIDYQINTIKIDEDCYDSIIKCYEKIVSLANNDFENIYFNATDGLVSSTIILSDKLLNKGAKFFAYDIFDNGYNIVTKNSLEKKHIKNNKDILTHFILKGYEMLSMGSKIEAYGRKDIVMEICEDLDKYQDFAFSVQNRNYYDIDGFTEIKSLLKQIDKIEDTMYIQGTLFEEYIYWLIVDNFDFDHVMFNVKVEFRPMLQNEFDILMMKDNHLHVIECKLRKSIPGEDYVYKLDSLIDYLDDDGKGMILLVGAENERVTNQGKTKKSFTQGTKIRAKNAQIKLHHAKSFDKNSFLEDIRKHFLN, encoded by the coding sequence ATGGTTTTAGTTTCACTTTTAGGGATTCATGATTCATCAATATATCCAATACTAATGGAGTATAAAGATAAAATTTCTAAACATATAATTATTCACGATGATTCAAGATATGAAACAAATATGCTTTTAAAAGTCTTGGAAGCTCAAAATAAGTTTAAAGAGTTTTATTCAATAGATTATCAAATAAATACAATAAAGATTGATGAAGATTGCTATGATTCAATTATAAAGTGTTATGAAAAAATAGTAAGTCTTGCAAATAATGATTTTGAAAATATATATTTCAATGCAACAGATGGTTTGGTTTCTTCAACTATTATTCTTTCTGATAAGCTTTTAAATAAGGGTGCAAAATTTTTTGCTTATGATATTTTTGACAATGGATATAATATTGTTACAAAAAATTCATTAGAGAAAAAACATATAAAAAACAATAAAGATATCCTAACTCATTTCATACTAAAAGGTTATGAAATGCTTTCTATGGGAAGTAAAATAGAAGCATATGGAAGAAAAGATATTGTTATGGAGATTTGTGAAGATTTGGATAAATATCAAGATTTTGCTTTTAGTGTTCAAAATAGAAATTACTATGATATTGATGGTTTTACAGAAATAAAATCTCTTTTAAAACAGATAGATAAAATTGAAGATACAATGTACATACAAGGGACACTTTTTGAAGAGTATATATATTGGCTAATTGTAGATAATTTTGATTTTGATCATGTAATGTTCAATGTAAAAGTTGAGTTTAGACCAATGCTCCAAAATGAGTTTGATATTTTGATGATGAAAGATAATCATCTACATGTAATAGAGTGCAAACTTAGAAAATCAATTCCTGGAGAGGATTATGTATATAAGCTTGATTCTTTGATTGATTATTTAGATGATGATGGAAAAGGAATGATTTTACTTGTTGGAGCTGAAAATGAAAGAGTTACAAATCAAGGAAAAACAAAGAAATCATTTACTCAAGGTACAAAAATAAGAGCAAAAAATGCTCAGATAAAGCTACATCATGCAAAGAGTTTTGATAAGAATAGTTTTTTGGAAGATATAAGAAAACATTTTTTAAACTAA
- a CDS encoding SAVED domain-containing protein: MKRYLENAGMTFLGIIALILGPFYDAIDNPWFTWTVFAILLIILVFIIYDVKKKDKILNEKKVVDIPIVIKVDDGAQTKYIMNELIKSIEKNIDMKDYSEVLQKYYSINIDRFIFEDDCKGDFDKTLNLARVIKYNISQLEDILQKPIKIHLLFYRRPAIAFLIGTIFRTNSIDIYQTNNKNTIDRVMSISNRKYKEKIYKYTKYEKEESFEDKNSDEVLLIIDSASHNVNENASDLKIYKNRVIMKLKGNGTIPTDEDWVEYAQEIYNVVNELQTKYKEIVIAHSMPEALAVCLGMGFGEYWNVHITQYDYASGVYKKVYKMNDIKYY, translated from the coding sequence ATGAAAAGGTATTTGGAAAATGCAGGAATGACATTTTTAGGGATAATTGCTCTTATTTTAGGACCTTTTTATGATGCTATTGATAACCCATGGTTTACTTGGACGGTGTTTGCTATATTACTCATTATATTAGTTTTTATAATTTATGATGTAAAAAAGAAAGATAAAATTCTAAATGAAAAAAAAGTAGTAGATATACCAATAGTTATAAAAGTAGATGATGGTGCACAAACAAAATATATTATGAATGAACTTATAAAATCTATTGAAAAAAATATCGATATGAAAGATTATAGTGAAGTATTACAAAAATATTATTCTATAAATATAGATAGATTTATTTTTGAAGATGATTGCAAAGGAGATTTTGATAAGACATTAAATCTTGCAAGAGTTATAAAATATAATATTTCTCAACTTGAAGATATTTTACAAAAGCCTATAAAAATACATCTATTGTTTTATAGAAGACCAGCAATTGCTTTTTTAATAGGGACAATATTTAGAACAAATAGTATAGATATATATCAAACAAATAATAAAAATACCATAGATAGAGTTATGAGTATTAGTAATAGAAAATATAAAGAAAAAATTTATAAATATACAAAATATGAAAAAGAAGAATCATTTGAAGATAAAAATAGTGATGAAGTTTTGCTTATCATAGATTCAGCTAGTCACAATGTAAATGAAAATGCGAGTGATTTAAAAATATATAAAAATCGTGTAATAATGAAATTAAAAGGAAATGGTACTATCCCAACAGATGAAGATTGGGTGGAATATGCACAAGAGATTTATAATGTTGTAAATGAACTTCAAACAAAATATAAAGAGATAGTAATAGCACACTCAATGCCTGAAGCATTGGCAGTTTGTCTAGGAATGGGGTTTGGTGAGTATTGGAATGTTCATATAACTCAATATGATTATGCTAGTGGTGTATATAAAAAAGTATATAAAATGAATGATATAAAATATTATTAA
- a CDS encoding OmpA/MotB family protein has product MKKRRFSSNKNQDLWITSYADLISAIFAVMILFVSFSKIDIEKYDMVQRLMIEKKKQEFDEFKTLAQIEKTINEITEEHKLEKYINIKMDNKGLIISFDSAAQFKSASYTLIKDKILLMRPILSEIVLQSQYRYIDIEGHTDNVPGTKVSNWELSALRALAIQKYLQKLGLNNKNVRLIANAENKPLENYKSTINSSIDKKARELNRRVSIIIGEAKFKDLDENKRGTKK; this is encoded by the coding sequence ATGAAGAAGAGAAGATTTAGTAGTAATAAAAATCAAGACCTTTGGATAACTAGCTATGCAGATTTAATTAGTGCAATTTTTGCAGTTATGATTCTATTTGTATCTTTCTCTAAAATAGATATAGAAAAATATGATATGGTACAAAGATTGATGATAGAAAAAAAGAAACAAGAGTTTGATGAATTTAAAACATTAGCTCAAATAGAAAAAACTATTAATGAAATAACAGAAGAACATAAACTAGAAAAATATATAAATATAAAAATGGATAATAAAGGATTAATAATAAGCTTTGATTCAGCGGCACAATTTAAAAGTGCTTCATATACTTTAATAAAAGATAAAATATTATTAATGAGACCAATATTAAGTGAAATTGTCTTACAAAGTCAATATAGATATATTGATATTGAAGGACATACAGATAATGTTCCAGGTACAAAAGTTTCAAATTGGGAATTATCTGCTTTAAGAGCATTAGCTATACAAAAATATCTTCAAAAATTAGGACTAAATAATAAAAATGTAAGGCTTATAGCAAATGCTGAAAATAAGCCTTTAGAAAACTATAAAAGCACTATAAATAGTTCCATAGATAAAAAAGCAAGAGAGTTGAATAGAAGAGTAAGCATAATAATTGGTGAAGCAAAATTTAAAGATTTGGATGAAAATAAAAGAGGAACTAAAAAATGA
- a CDS encoding MotA/TolQ/ExbB proton channel family protein: MTKSNLSLYMQGIFILGVFIIFIVFPSVDLNGVQELLPNFLINYKSDMFYGIFHINSALFIFSSALILYIFIDKNSKKIVKAYENKKIKEAEKYFEEYFEEKISLLELEDKTNKNKIIKEVLKILRLGGIEDDLLLGVQKIYNKIDNFYTKLKNEYEYAATLMPIIGMIGTVAGLLMMFSEPSQAEDFEKKFAGLSLALATTLYASLVTIVFLKPLARQKERQQIELENDFNDLEIEVRKFYHKVDLTEFLENGENIEQEDIKEEENEEEKI; the protein is encoded by the coding sequence ATGACAAAAAGTAATTTAAGCTTGTATATGCAAGGAATATTTATATTAGGAGTATTTATTATATTTATTGTTTTTCCTTCTGTTGATTTAAATGGAGTTCAAGAACTTTTACCAAATTTTCTTATAAATTATAAATCAGATATGTTTTATGGGATATTTCATATAAATTCAGCTCTTTTTATATTTTCATCTGCACTTATACTTTACATTTTTATTGATAAAAATAGTAAGAAAATTGTAAAAGCTTATGAAAATAAAAAAATTAAAGAAGCTGAAAAATATTTTGAAGAGTATTTTGAAGAAAAAATATCTCTTTTGGAATTGGAAGACAAAACAAATAAAAATAAGATAATAAAAGAGGTATTAAAAATACTAAGGCTTGGTGGAATCGAAGATGATCTATTACTAGGAGTACAAAAGATATATAATAAAATAGATAATTTTTATACTAAGTTAAAAAATGAGTATGAATACGCTGCAACATTGATGCCTATAATTGGTATGATTGGTACAGTTGCAGGACTGCTTATGATGTTTTCTGAGCCTTCTCAAGCTGAAGATTTTGAGAAAAAATTTGCTGGATTAAGTCTAGCTCTTGCAACTACACTTTATGCTTCTTTAGTGACTATTGTTTTTTTAAAACCATTAGCAAGACAAAAAGAGAGACAACAAATAGAGCTCGAAAATGATTTTAATGATTTAGAAATAGAAGTTAGAAAGTTTTATCACAAAGTTGATTTAACAGAATTTTTAGAAAATGGCGAAAATATAGAACAAGAAGATATAAAAGAAGAAGAAAATGAAGAAGAGAAGATTTAG
- a CDS encoding DUF3817 domain-containing protein → MFRTKFSQFRTISIVEGISYLVLVFFAMPMKYYFDEPMTTKIFGMIHGIFFIIFCIALYGAMKKYKWNFIFSLKLFIYSLIPFLFILIEKEIMRKKKSI, encoded by the coding sequence ATGTTTAGAACGAAATTTTCTCAATTTAGAACTATATCTATTGTTGAAGGAATATCTTATTTGGTACTTGTTTTTTTTGCAATGCCTATGAAATATTACTTTGATGAACCAATGACTACAAAAATATTTGGAATGATTCACGGAATATTTTTTATAATTTTTTGTATTGCTTTATATGGAGCTATGAAGAAGTATAAATGGAATTTTATTTTCTCTTTGAAGTTATTTATCTACTCTTTAATTCCATTTCTATTTATTTTAATAGAAAAAGAGATTATGAGAAAAAAAAAGAGTATCTAA